From one Lycium ferocissimum isolate CSIRO_LF1 chromosome 5, AGI_CSIRO_Lferr_CH_V1, whole genome shotgun sequence genomic stretch:
- the LOC132057446 gene encoding APO protein 3, mitochondrial-like isoform X1 — translation MFHRRVGSALNLRGNAILSTTKELGNVGLLYSSATPLEALPRKLKRAEKKPWVTNINELKRRGRVEKEERKVVREVALRPPENGLLVKELIPVAHQVLASRSQLLACVSRISEEIPIYFCSFCSEVHVGHPPHKIRTCDVSGSQKNKEHTWQRGGAEHIVPVVESFHLYDRLGRAVSHNERLEVDRIPALVELCIQAGVDLHEYPTRRRKFPIYRVAGKLLDFEKRFPKDDLSWKDIETSKSKETMKKLSGDGKYLNLHYDDIKGFAMRGSEAWEIMCTGAIQLMQKYPVQTCGYCPEVQVGPKGHRVRQCQAFKHQMRDGQHGWQEATIDDLLSTVYVWHVRNPHAGDLLVDSLKRYYGKLPAVVELFNQAGAQVGDDYHCMMREDVAVPGLDEEKLVV, via the exons ATGTTTCATAGGCGAGTTGGGTCAGCCTTAAATCTTCGTGGTAACGCGATATTATCCACTACAAAGGAGCTAGGCAATGTTGGTCTATTGTATTCAAGTGCAACACCATTGGAAGCACTACCAAGAAAGCTGAAAAGGGCTGAAAAGAAACCGTGGGTGACGAATATTAATGAGCTTAAGCGGAGAGGAAGAGTGGAGAAGGAAGAGAGAAAGGTGGTACGTGAAGTTGCATTAAGGCCACCTGAAAATGGGCTATTAGTTAAAGAGTTAATCCCAGTTGCTCATCAGGTCTTAGCTTCCAGAAGTCAGTTATTAGCTTGTGTTTCGAGGATTTCGGAGGAAATTCCTATTTATTTTTGCAG CTTCTGTAGCGAAGTTCATGTCGGTCATCCACCACATAAGATTAGAACTTGCGATGTTAGCGGCAGTCAGAAGAACAAAGAGCATACATGGCAAAGAGGGGGTGCAGAGCATATAGTACCTGTTGTAGAATCTTTTCATCTCTATGACAGGTTGGGAAGAGCTGTTTCACATAATGAGCGACTTGAAGTTGATCGCATCCCAGCCCTCGTGGAATTGTGCATTCAGGCTGGTGTGGATTTACATGAATACCCAACCCGAAGAAGGAAGTTCCCCATTTACCGGGTTGCTGGAAAACTCTTAGATTTTGAGAAGAGGTTTCCAAAGGATGATTTGTCCTGGAAGGACATAGAAACTTCTAAGTCTAAGGAAACTATGAAGAAACTCAGTGGAGATGGAAAATATTTGAATTTACACTATGATGACATAAAAG GATTCGCCATGCGAGGAAGTGAAGCCTGGGAGATTATGTGTACCGGAGCCATACAGCTCATGCAAAAGTATCCCGTTCAAACATGTGGATATTGTCCTGAGGTGCAAGTTGGGCCAAAGGGTCATAGGGTTAGACAATGTCAAGCCTTCAAGCACCAGATGAGGGATGGACAGCATGGTTGGCAAGAGGCAACAATAGATGATCTTCTCTCCACTGTATATGTTTGGCATGTCCGAAACCCGCATGCTGGTGACCTTTTGGTTGATTCTTTGAAGAGGTATTATGGAAAGTTACCTGCGGTCGTTGAACTGTTTAATCAAGCTGGAGCACAGGTCGGAGATGATTACCATTGCATGATGAGGGAAGATGTTGCAGTTCCTGGACTAGATGAAGAAAAATTGGTAGTATAA
- the LOC132057446 gene encoding APO protein 3, mitochondrial-like isoform X2, whose amino-acid sequence MWSAIISTIKELGNVGPLYSSATALEALPRNLKRAEKKPWVTNINELKRRGRVDKQERKVVREVALRPPENGLLVKELILVAHQVLASRSQLLACVSRISEEIPIYFCSFCSEVHVGHPPHKIRTCDVSGSQKNKEHTWQRGGAEHIVPVVESFHLYDRLGRAVSHNERLEVDRIPALVELCIQAGVDLHEYPTRRRKFPIYRVAGKLLDFEKRFPKDDLSWKDIETSKSKETMKKLSGDGKYLNLHYDDIKGFAMRGSEAWEIMCTGAIQLMQKYPVQTCGYCPEVQVGPKGHRVRQCQAFKHQMRDGQHGWQEATIDDLLSTVYVWHVRNPHAGDLLVDSLKRYYGKLPAVVELFNQAGAQVGDDYHCMMREDVAVPGLDEEKLVV is encoded by the exons ATGTGGAGTGCAATAATATCCACTATAAAGGAGCTGGGCAATGTTGGTCCATTGTATTCAAGTGCAACAGCATTGGAAGCGCTACCAAGAAATCTGAAAAGGGCTGAAAAAAAGCCATGGGTGACGAATATTAATGAGCTTAAACGGAGAGGAAGAGTGGACAAGCAAGAGAGAAAGGTGGTACGTGAAGTTGCATTAAGGCCACCTGAAAATGGGCTATTAGTTAAAGAGCTAATCCTAGTTGCTCATCAGGTCTTAGCTTCCAGAAGTCAGTTATTAGCTTGTGTTTCGAGAATTTCCGAGGAAATTCCAATATACTTTTGCAG CTTCTGTAGCGAAGTTCATGTCGGTCATCCACCACATAAGATTAGAACTTGCGATGTTAGCGGCAGTCAGAAGAACAAAGAGCATACATGGCAAAGAGGGGGTGCAGAGCATATAGTACCTGTTGTAGAATCTTTTCATCTCTATGACAGGTTGGGAAGAGCTGTTTCACATAATGAGCGACTTGAAGTTGATCGCATCCCAGCCCTCGTGGAATTGTGCATTCAGGCTGGTGTGGATTTACATGAATACCCAACCCGAAGAAGGAAGTTCCCCATTTACCGGGTTGCTGGAAAACTCTTAGATTTTGAGAAGAGGTTTCCAAAGGATGATTTGTCCTGGAAGGACATAGAAACTTCTAAGTCTAAGGAAACTATGAAGAAACTCAGTGGAGATGGAAAATATTTGAATTTACACTATGATGACATAAAAG GATTCGCCATGCGAGGAAGTGAAGCCTGGGAGATTATGTGTACCGGAGCCATACAGCTCATGCAAAAGTATCCCGTTCAAACATGTGGATATTGTCCTGAGGTGCAAGTTGGGCCAAAGGGTCATAGGGTTAGACAATGTCAAGCCTTCAAGCACCAGATGAGGGATGGACAGCATGGTTGGCAAGAGGCAACAATAGATGATCTTCTCTCCACTGTATATGTTTGGCATGTCCGAAACCCGCATGCTGGTGACCTTTTGGTTGATTCTTTGAAGAGGTATTATGGAAAGTTACCTGCGGTCGTTGAACTGTTTAATCAAGCTGGAGCACAGGTCGGAGATGATTACCATTGCATGATGAGGGAAGATGTTGCAGTTCCTGGACTAGATGAAGAAAAATTGGTAGTATAA
- the LOC132057444 gene encoding monodehydroascorbate reductase, which translates to MAEKSFKYVIVGGGVAGGYAAREFVKQGVKPGELAIISKEAVAPYERPALSKAYLFPEGAARLPGFHVCVGSGGERLLPEWYAEKGISLILSTEIVKADLASKTLVSAAGESFKYETLVIATGSTVLKLSDFGVQGADSKNIFYLREIDDADKLVEALKAKKNGKAVIVGGGYIGLELSAVMRLNNIEVSMVYPEPWCMPRLFTEGIAAFYEDYYKNKGVNIIKGTVAVGFDTHPNGEVKEVKLKDGRVLEADLVVVGVGARPLTTLFKGQVEEEKGGIKTDAFFKTSVPDVYAVGDVATFPMKMYGDIRRVEHVDHSRKSAEQAVKAIFASEQGKSVDEYDYLPYFYSRAFDLSWQFYGDNVGETVLFGDADPNSATHKFGTYWIKDGKIVGAFLESGSPEENKAIAKVAKVQPVASLDQLAQEGLSFASKI; encoded by the exons ATGGCTGAGAAATCATTTAAGTACGTGATTGTTGGTGGCGGTGTTGCTGGT GGGTATGCTGCTAGAGAATTTGTGAAACAGGGAGTTAAGCCTGGGGAATTGGCTATTATTTCCAAAGAGGCG GTGGCTCCTTATGAACGTCCTGCACTTAGCAAGGCATACCTTTTTCCTGAAG GAGCTGCTAGACTCCCAGGGTTTCATGTGTGCGTTGGAAGTGGAGGAGAGAGACTGCTTCCTGAGTGGTATGCAGAGAAAG GCATATCGTTGATACTGAGTACAGAAATAGTGAAAGCAGATCTTGCTTCAAAGACTCTTGTTAGTGCAGCTGGGGAATCTTTTAAATATGAAACACTTGTTATCGCAACTGGATCCACT GTTTTGAAGTTGTCAGATTTTGGTGTACAAGGTGCTGATTCCAAGAACATCTTCTACTTGAGAGAAATTGATGATGCTGATAAGCTTGTGGAAGCATTAAAAGCTAAGAAAAACGGAAAGGCTGTAATTGTTGGGGGAGGGTACATTGGTCTTGAGCTTAGTGCTGTAATGAGACTGAACAACATTGAAGTCAGTATGGTTTACCCAGAACCATGGTGCA TGCCTCGGCTTTTCACAGAGGGCATAGCTGCATTCTATGAAGATTATTATAAAAACAAGGGAGTCAATATCATCAAGGGTACAGTGGCTGTTGGGTTTGATACACATCCAAATGGAGAG GTGAAGGAAGTCAAACTTAAAGATGGCAGAGTTCTGGAAGCCGACCTAGTAGTCGTAGGAGTCGGAGCAAGACCACTCACGACGCTATTCAAAGGCCAAGTTGAAGAGGAGAAGGGAGGAATTAAG ACAGATGCGTTCTTCAAAACAAGTGTACCCGATGTGTACGCTGTGGGTGATGTTGCGACTTTTCCTATGAAAATGTACGGTGATATTAGAAGAGTTGAACATGTTGATCATTCTCGCAAATCTGCTGAGCAAGCTGTCAAG GCAATTTTTGCCAGTGAGCAAGGGAAGTCTGTCGATGAATATGACTACCTTCCATATTTCTACTCCCGTGCTTTCGATTTGTCTTGGCAATTCTATGGTGACAACGTAGGAGAAACAGTCCTCTTTGGTGATGCTGATCCCAACTCTGCAACTCACAAGTTTGGAACATACTGGATCAAAGACGGAAAGATCGTTGGTGCATTCCTTGAGAGCGGTTCTCCTGAAGAGAACAAGGCAATTGCTAAAGTTGCAAAAGTTCAACCCGTTGCTAGCTTGGATCAATTGGCACAGGAGGGCCTCAGCTTTGCTTCAAAGATCTAA